AATTTTTTATATCTTAGAATCGGGAACGATTTCGATCAACGATCGCGAGTCCGTGCCGAAAGAGGCAAAGAATCTTCCGAAATTCTATTGCGGATAAAATGGAAGCCCGATTTCAAGTTCTTTTTCGAAAAAATATCAGCCGAATCCAAGCCCAGTCGGTTCTTTTTAACAACAAGCGATCTTTTTCGATGTGAGCGCATTCTTATAAAATGATGAAAAATCTGTTCCAAATTTTTATTCGTTCCGGCGCTTAGAGCATTCCGTCAGTCGGTAATAAACGCTCGAAATGTTTCGGATTCTTTTTTACGATTCCGGAACTTTCGAACCATTGGCTTGTGGTTTCATTTTGATTTGAACTCCGTCCTTCCCGGGAACTCAACGCCTCGCTTTCTTCGCCCCCAACAGTTTTTGGAAAGACTTATCCAAAATCTGTCTGCATTCTTTAGAACAGTCTGTCGGAATTACGACAACTCTTCCGTAAAAGTCGCGCCCCGCCCGAATTTCGGGTGGAGGGGAGTGGAGGCGGGAAAAACCTCGGGTGACTTTCCTATATCACAAAATTCTAATTTTGCAAGAAAAAATCCCCGTGTCGGAACTACGACAAACCCTTCTTCTCGAGAAGATTCTCGCTGCAGTTCCTCCCAACTTCCGGGTAAGGTTATGCGCTTTGGAACAAACTCTAAATCAGAAATGCAGGAACCGTTATGAGCGGAAGACCGGGATCATGATCAGAGTAATAAAACGGAAAATCATTGGATCGAGAAGAAGTCGAAAATTCCGAACTAAAAAACGTTTGAATCTTGAGAGACCAAATCTCTCAAAACAAACCGTTCACACCGTTGATCGTGACGGTTTTGATAACTTCCTTATCTTTCTCCGATTCGGCGACCTTCCAGTTGACTCCCGAAGAAGTGGAAAGAAGGCTCCTTCCGATTCCGGAGCGACCGAGAGCGGAACCGACTCCGGTGACTCTTGCGATAAAAATTCCGTATTTGGAGGAAAGTTTCGCATAACGTTCCAAGTCTTCAGCGTGTGTGGAATCCGTTTCCAAGACCGAATCAATATGAAAAAGAAGATTTACGTTCTGAGATTTTAATTCCTCCAGACGTTTTGGATTTTCGATTTCTTTTCCCGTCACGATTCCGAATCGAAACCCGCTCATGATAAAAATCGTTTCGGCCTCTCCCCCCACCGCCGGCTTTTCCGAAGCCAACAACTCGTGTTTTTCATACCAATCCACGACGACCACGCTTTGTATGATCGGCACCGAAAGTTTTAATTTCCCGGAATCGTCCTTTCTAAAAATAGAACCTCCGATAATTACGCCTTTATAATATTCTGAAATCTGCAACAACTCGTCCGTCAGGTGTTTTGCTTTTTCGGAAGAACCTTCGGGAGTAGAGGAAGAATTGTAAAACGGAAAGTATTCCGGAAGAAGGAGAAAGTCCGACTTCTCCTTTGCCAGTTTCGATTTTTGTTCGTTTGTGATGGGTTGATTGAGATGTTTTTGAAAAAGAGTTACTTTTGCGGATGCCAATAATCGATACCTTCCTGATTTAATCCCCTAAGATGGAAGGATCAACACCCAGCGAATCCGCATCCAGATTCTCGGAAGAACCGATTTCTCCTTGAGCGGCTCCGCCACCGGAAATTCCAAGATCCGATTCTCCGGTGGGTTGTTGCTCCGTCTTAATTCCGAATTCTTTCTCCATCTCTTCCGATGAAAGTTCGGTGACTCCCCCGAAAAGATCTCCGTTCTCGAGTCTTCCCGCAAGGGCGATCGAATAACAATAGGATTCCATAATACATTGTTTGATCGGTTTTTTGTTGAGTCTTCTTTTGGATTCCATGAGATCGAAGGCCATGAGTTCTTCCATGTTCGTAACGATCTCTTTTTTCGACTTCATATCCGCGATCAGCTTCTCTAAAATTTCTCCGGTCTTTTCCACGAATTCTTTTACGGTCACTCGAACGTTTCTGGATTGTTGACTTCTTTTCGTTTCGAGAGCTGTCGTTTTTTTCGAAGCCTCGATATAGTTCGCGCCCGGATTTTTAAGATGGTTCTTTAGTTCTTTATAATATTGATCGTAGATTCTAAACTGTTCGATCGACGCTCGAGTAGTTTCGTAGTGGTCGATCATCTTCTCGCGATAATCCACCTTCGCGCCGTTTATGATCGTTGGTTTGATTTCTATCTTCTTCGTGGTCATCACAAAAGAGTATTCCGCGTCGAATTCCTTAAAAAACAACCAGGTTAGAAAGGCTTTGTCAGCCGAAGGAATGAGGTCGTGTTCTCCCTTGGGATCGTGTTTTTTGCGAAGTTGATCGAGAGAAAGCATACGCATCAATTTCAGACCGTATTTCAATTCCTTGCTGAGAGATTCTTCCGGATTGATTTCTTCCTTCTTCTCTTCTTCTGCGACTTCTTCTTCCGGGGCCGCGCCTCCGGAGATTTCATCCAATTCTTCTCCCTGTTGTCTTTGTCCCGGCTTTTCTTCCGGAAAAATTCCAATCACGGATTCCATCGTGTTGCTTAGGAGCGGAATGTTTTTATTCTCGTTTCTCAATACTACGAGGTAGAGTTTTTCAAAAAGAGTTCCGTAGAGATAATCGAATTCTTGGAGCGCCCTCTTCTTCTTCGTATTATAAATACTCGAAGGTTTTCCTTCCAGTTTTTCAAGCGCTGCGTAACCTAAGGTCACGGCCTTTACATAACTTCCTTGAAACGGATAAACATAGTATAATTTTCTAAAGATAGAATAGATAGGATCTCTGACTCTGGAAATT
This is a stretch of genomic DNA from Leptospira tipperaryensis. It encodes these proteins:
- a CDS encoding amidohydrolase — encoded protein: MASAKVTLFQKHLNQPITNEQKSKLAKEKSDFLLLPEYFPFYNSSSTPEGSSEKAKHLTDELLQISEYYKGVIIGGSIFRKDDSGKLKLSVPIIQSVVVVDWYEKHELLASEKPAVGGEAETIFIMSGFRFGIVTGKEIENPKRLEELKSQNVNLLFHIDSVLETDSTHAEDLERYAKLSSKYGIFIARVTGVGSALGRSGIGRSLLSTSSGVNWKVAESEKDKEVIKTVTINGVNGLF